The following DNA comes from Blattabacterium cuenoti.
GCCCCTAATGGAATTTTAGAATTTAATTTTAAATAATTTTTAACCATTGAAAAATATTAGTTTAAAAAAAACCAAATAGCGATAATAGAAAAACCGGAACAAATAAACAAAAAGTAAATAAACCCTAATCTTTTTATCCATCCAAATCTTTTTCTATTGGATAATCCTAAAGATTGAAAGGAAGATTGAAATCCATGATTTAAATGAATTCCCAAAATAAAGAAAGAAAATACATATATAAATGTATATAAAGGATTCTTAAATAAAGAAACCACAATATGATAATCCGAAGTTAAATGATAATATTTCATAGGGATCATGAAATTGATAAGATGTAAAATCAAAAAACAAAGAATTAAAATACCTGTATATATCATGGAACGACTACTGAACGTAGTAGTTAAA
Coding sequences within:
- a CDS encoding succinate dehydrogenase cytochrome b subunit — encoded protein: MESSVNHNNLFQSSIGKKVVMAITGIFLMFFLLLHLSVNLFLFSGEKTFNEAVYFMRNNLFIRGMEYILAMGFITHILFGIKLHLKNRRIKGEVDYGMTSYLTTTFSSRSMIYTGILILCFLILHLINFMIPMKYYHLTSDYHIVVSLFKNPLYTFIYVFSFFILGIHLNHGFQSSFQSLGLSNRKRFGWIKRLGFIYFLFICSGFSIIAIWFFLN